DNA from Synechococcus sp. CBW1108:
GCTCATGGATGCCCTGCAGGAGCGATTTACCTCCTGCGGGTTACAGCTGCATCCAGAGAAGACCAAAGTAGTCTATTGCAAGGATAGCAGCCGCCGTGGTCAGTTCGATCAGATCCAGTTCACGTTTCTCGGCTTTTGCTTCCGACCACGTATGGCCAAGAACCGCTATGGGGAGATCTTTACGAGCTTCCTCCCAGCGGTTAGTCCGCAGGCGCTTAAGCGCATGCGAGAGAGGATCAGGAAAATGCATCTGCGTAGGCGGATGTTTTTGCCTTTGGAGGAGATCGCCCGGCTCCTGAATCCGATCCTAGGGGGTTGGATTCAGTATTACGGACGTTTTTATCCAACCGAACTGAGGGCCAAGCTATTTGGCTATCTCAATGAGCACCTGAGCGCATGGCTGCGTCAGAAACACAGCCCGTTGTTGCGGCATGACCGCCGCAGCCGGCAAGTTCTGGCGAGGATCGCTCAGGAGAGGCGGGATCTTTTTGCTCACTGGCGTGGTGTTGGTGTTGCGGCTGGATGACAGGAGCCGGATGACGCGAGAGTGTCACGTCCGGATCTGTGGGGGCCTCGGGGGGAAGTTCCCCGGGGCTACCCGGCGGCTCAGAGAGCAGCTTCTATCGAGTGCTGCACCAGGCGGGTCAGTGCCACCGCCGGGGGAGGGCCAGGCCGCCTCAAGAACCGCGCTCGGTGCCGCGCCTCAGGGCGGATGGCCCGAACCAGGTGTGGAGCTGGGACATCAGCTTCCTGCCGACAACGGTGCGGGGTGTGTGGCTGTACGCCGCAGCGGATGGCTGGCCGGGATCCGCTCCTCGATCGACACGTAGGAGAACAGGGAGCCGCTGCGCTCCCGGTGACCTCGCATCTGGACTGGGCGGCTGGTCCATTTTCGCGCAGTCGTGGTTTTTCAGCAAACTCCTATAACTCCACGCCGACAACGGCAATGCAATGCGTGGGGCCACGCTGGAATCACGGCTCGAGGAGATGGGCGTGCTCAGATCCTTCTCCCGGCCAAGGGTCTCAAACGACAACCCGTACTCGGAATCCCTTTTCCGTACGGTCAAATACCGCCCCGACTACCCCAGCCGGCCATTCGCCAACAAAGAGGAGGCCTGTGAATGGGTGGCAGCATTTGTGGATTGGTACAACCACCGGCACCACCACAGCGCGATCAAATTCGTGACGCCCCACCAGCGCCACAGTGGAGCTGCCAAGGCCATTTGCCAGCAGCGCACTGATGTCTACGAGGCCGCCCGCCGTGCCAATCCAACGCGCTGGAGCGGTGCCACCCGCTGCTGGAATCAACCGGCAGAAGTGTGGATAAACAAGCCACCGGAAGAGCACGATCCGCTCCTGGCGCTACCCTTAATCCAGGCCGCCTGAATGGCAGCCAAGGAGTGACAACTTTCCTGAAAGTCACCGACAAGGCCATAGCTGTGGAGCTGTTGGAGCCATTGTGCATCATTGATATCAGTCTTTCTGCCTGGTACATTTTTGGCGTTTCGAGCATTGACCAAAAAGACTTCAATGCCGTGAGCCACAAGTATTTCGTGTAAAGGGACCCAATAGATTCCGGTCGACTCCATCGCTACGGCCGTGATGTTGAGCCCGCGAGTAACCGCTCGACCATTCGCTTCAGGTCGCTGGTAAAGCTCAGAAACTTACGTACTGGCTCGTCATCGAGCTCTGTGGGTATGGCAACAACATGGAATCGACTCTCAATATCAATTCCAGCAGATCTTGGGTTGACTACTTTGAGGCGCGCACGTCGGCGACGTGATGGAGAGTTATCTGGCATTGGTTTGCGACTTCTGATGATGAAGGGAGGCCTGGCAGGATCCACGCAAAAAAGTGAACAATTTCCTAATCGGGATCAACACTAGTAGAAGGATCCAGCAGTGTTGTCGCCAGGGCAGGGAGCGCTGTGGGAACCCAAACCACGTTTCCTTTCGGGGTCGAACCTCCAAAGATGTCATCGGTGATGGCCCGGCCTCCCCAAATTCAGTGTGGCCATGGGCTTTGGATTGGCCGTGGGTGTTTCGGACGCGAGGGCGTGCAGAGCTGTACTGGTACATTTCCTGAAAGTCACCGACCGGCCAGGGCTCATTAGATGTACGGCAGAATTCAGTACCTGAGCTGTTTATTGCCAGCCCAGCAGTGACAGCAAACCAGGAATGTCATGAGCCAGGGCGCCCAGCCCCTCGTTGATCGACCAGAAGCTATCGTTTGGCAGGGCCTATGGCCTCCCGGCCGACTGCGTCTACATTGCCAGGCTGCGGAGCGTGGCCATGATCTGCACGCCGTTTGTCTCGCGGCACCGGTTCGCGTCTTCCCGCAGCTAGGTGTCGCGGGGCCAATGCTAGGAGTTCTCGATGCTCCAGCGATCACGCACGTGCTTCAGCAGAGCCTCGGCTCCAGTACGCAAACTCGAGACGTAGTAACGGGTCTCATCGACGGGCTTGCCCTCTCGGATCTCCTTGCAGCGCACCGCCAGGATCGTCGCGCTACCCGGCCAGTTCTCCATCACCCAGGGCGGTGCCGGAATCCCCCCGCAACGTCCAGCCCCGGTCAAGGCCGCGCGTGCGTTCGCGATGGCTCCATTCATGCGGTGCCTTACGGCCATAGGTGAGCCAATCACAGATCACCTGAAAGCCCATGCGGCGACTGTGACTATTTCAACTCATTAGGCCAGAGACCTTTTTCAGTTCAAGCCGCCTTCGTCGGTATTGTTCGGATGTGGACCGCGTCCCTTTGCGTGGTGTAAAACCCGAGGCCCGAATGCCCTGATCAGAGGGTGAACAGGGTGGAATGACGGGCTGTCATTCCGGAGGCGCAGATGCACCTCGTTTTTTCACCTTGAATCAAGGGCGATTGACTTGTCAAGTCTTTCGCCCGATCGCGGATGTGTTGTGTTCTGGAGTGGCTGGCACCAGCCACAGGTTGTTGCCCCGGCCCCCGGGCGGCGATCAAGACCGCTGCGCCCTGTAGAGGCGCTGCAGCCTCGATCACCTGGGGCCTGTTTCCTGCAGCTCTCAGGCGCCGGCGGCCTGGAGGGTAGGGGTGTCGCCCAGTTCGGGGATGGTCGCCATGCTCTCGGCGGAGAACATGCGGCGGCCCTCCAGCTGCCAGTGCTCGTGTTGCTCCAGCAACACCGCCCCGACTAGGCGGATGATCGCAGGGTCGTTGGGAAAAATGCCCACGACCCTGGTGCGGCGCTTGATCTCCTCGTTCACCCGCTCCAGCAGGTTGGTGCTCCAGATCTTGCGCCAGTGGTCCTTGGGGAAGTGGCGGAAAGCCAGCACGTCCTCCTTGGCCTCGTGCATGAGCGCAGCGGCCTTGGGGAAGCGCTCCGCCAGCGAGGCCGCCAGATCATCCCAGCGCGACTCGATCTCCTCAGCGGTTTCTTGGGCGAACACGCTGCGCAGGGCAGCGGTGACCATGCCTTGGTGAGCCCTGGGAACACACTGCAGCAGGTTGCGGGCAAAATGCACCCGGCAGCGCTGCCAGACGCAGCCCTGCAATTGCCTGCGGATCGCCTTGGTGAGGCCGCTGTGGGCGTCAGAGATCACCAGCTTGACGCCACCCAGACCCCGCTCTTTGAGGTGGGAGATGAACTCCGCCCAGAAGGGCTCGCTCTCACTGTTACCCACCTTGAGGCCCAGCAACTCCCGGCGCCCGTCCTCGTTGACCCCCATGGCGACGACGACAGCGCGGGAGCAGACCTGCTGGGCCTTGCCCAGGCGCCCCTTGAGGTAGGTGGCATCCAGGTAGACGTAGGCGTAGCTGCTGCTCTCCAGCGGCCGGCCCAGGAACGCCTGCACCTGCTGGTCGATGTCCTGACAGATGCGGCTCACCTGCGACTTGGAGATGCCGCTCTGGGAACCCAGCGCCGCCACTAGGGAATCCACCTTGCGGGTCGAGACGCCACTGATGTAGGCCTCCATGATCACCGCGTACAGGGCCTGATCGACCCTGCGGCGGGGCTCGAGGATCGTGGGCAGGAAGCTGCCGGCTCGCAGTTTGGGGATCTGCAGGGCGAGATCCCCCACCTGGGTGGTCAGGGTGCGAGGCCGGTAGCCATTGCGTTGGTTGACCCGCTCCTCGCTGCGCTCATGGCGATCGGCACCGACCACAGCGGAGGCCTCCAGTTCGATCAGCTGCTGCAGGCCGTAGCGGGCCAGCTCGGGGATCAGCTCACCGGCGCTGCTGCCATCGAGTAGCGCCGCCAGTTCAGGCACGGCAGCATGGTGCTTGGGCATGGTTCGTCTGGTTGAGGTGGTACTCGAACCAGGGAAACGGGCCTGCCCACCCGGGGTCCCCACGAATCCAGCGCCCGAGGCGCTGAATTCGCGGGGTGCCCCGCCCCTTGCAACGCCAGCCGCTGAGCCGATCGCTTGAGGTGCGGACGCTCAGCCCCGGCTACGCCGGGGCTGAGGCCCAGGGGAATTACACCACTGCGGGGGACGCAGGCCGGATGTGCTGGAGTGAATTTACAGTGATACTTAATGGGTGTTGCGTCCTGAGGGGGGCAGGGGATAAGTTTCATCAAATATGTCAAATATCTGCGGAATTATGTTTATTAGGACAAAAAGAAAGAGTATGCTTAAAAAGTACATGTATGCTTTGCCAGAGGCTAGCAATGTCGTTAAGATCATCTTATCGAGAGTTTGCCACCTATTTTCGCGCACTTCTGGAGATTGGCAAGCCCTCACTACTCCGGTCTGGGACCTTCTAACCGCCAGGGGCCGGTACGGAGCGCCGCTAACATAATCCTTGAAGAGCTCTTGTCGGTTTGATTTCAGTCGGCGTCTCGGGTAGTGATTGCTTGAGCTGTCGGCGCGCATTGACCCTACCTACAATCCAGCTAAGCAGATCCGGTGCTAGATCAATCACGGTCACCCTCACCCTGCGCTAGCAGGGCCGCGATGTCTGGCAGTTCCTTGAAACTGCCTGGGTACCCATCACCACGGTTGGTCGATGCCATACTTGTTACCTTATTACTTAGGTCATATGAACAAACAAAGAGTCGTCTCTGACGGCTCAGCGGTAGGCTATAAAGTTTGCATTTGAACGGCGACAAGTTCCGCTTTCTGAATGGATACGGGAAATTTTGGAAGTGGTTCTGATCATCTTCTGGAGCCCAGTCAAATGTTGCACTTGATGTCATCATTCTTCTCCAATGTGCTATGTGGATTCATGCAAAATTGAACTTTGCCTAATGTTTCTTGTCGGTATTATCTGCATATGTGCTACTTAACTTATTTTGCCTAGTCCCTCGAGTAAATCAGCTTCCATTTTTTCCAGTAAGGTTTTGCGGCAATATCTCTCCTCAGCCAGCTGCCTCCCCTTGCGACCTAAGCGTGTTCTTAGTTCCCTATCCTTCGACAGCCGTCTAATCGCTGTTGCAAAGCCTTTTGCATCCCCCGGTTCGACGCGAATCCCTGCTTCTTCAGTCAGCCCTCCTAATTCACTGCTGGCCGGGGAGCTGGCTACCACAGGCCGGCCACTGGCAAGTATCCCTAATAGCTTTGATGGCATTACCAAGTCTGCTGCATCTGCTTTTTGTGGTAGCAAATGTACATCGGCGAGGTTTAGCCAGTCATTTATTCTTTTTGCAGGCTGCAAGGGCAATAGCATTACATTGCTTAGACCCTCAACGTATCTTTTTAGCAATGCTTTAGTGGGACCTTCTCCTGCAAGTAGCCAAACTATGCCTGGATTATCGGCCAATATATGAATAGCTTTGGCCAGTACGTCAAGACCCTGCTTGTTATTCATAGAGCCTGAGTATAGTAGCACAATTGTCTCATTGCTAATATTTAGCTCACGTCGGTAGGGATTGCTTACTCGCTGTATCCCCTCCTGTGGTTGGATTGCTTTTAGATCAACCCAATTAGGCAGCATGTATGCCCTCTTTGGTTGGACCCCTTTGGCGATCACCCTTTGTCGCATCGCCTCACTGATTGTGCTGACTTTGCTGAATGCTTGCAGGGTGCTGCTTTCCCAGGTTTCGGCGAGTCTCCTGATCCATCTGCCCTTCAGCATCCCTAGTTCAAAAGCTGCATCTAGCTCGAAGTCTTGAATATGAAGCCAGGTTGTTGTGGCCACGCCACAAAGTTTCCCAAGCAGCAGTGCTCCCGGTGCACAGAAGAAGGCAGGCGCCACTGTGATCACTACATCCGGTCGCCAAATCCGTTGGGCCAGCAGTACTGGCAGGCTACTGAGCGCAAAGCTAGCCAAGTGAATTAATCTGCTAAGTCCACTAGGGCGGCTTGGCACCCATAGGGGGCAGCGCCAGATAGCAACTTCCCGCCTTAACTCTTTCCGGTAGCGGTTGGCGACAGCTCGCCATTGAGGAAAGTAAGGTGGAGCGGTTATGACACGCACCTCATGACCCCTGCCAGCCAGCCATTCAGCCAGCTCACCGCTGTATTTACCTATGCCTACTGGCTCGGGTGAGTAGTTCAGGCCATAGAGAAGTATTTTCATCCATTACCTCTAGCTTCTTTGCTAGCTTGAAGCAAGTCACTTTTGAATGACACCTGGGTACCATGAGTTGGAGATTTCATTGCAAGCCAATGAATGATTTCAAGTTGACATTGCCGAACAAAGGCATTGGCCTAGTTACTAGGCTGTCGTATCTTTTCAGAATTTATCCTTGCATATTTTGAGAACGAATTGTAATATTCTCTCCCCAAAATTCTAGCCCCCTCTTGGGAAATGTGGCAATCATCATACATGTACGACGGAGTGATTTCCTTATCTGAATCTGCGCTTATAAAGTTCCTTGTATTTGTTAAACGACATTTCTTTGGGCTTTACGGATGGATTCCGAGTATTGTTCCTTGCGCAGACTCAGAAGGGTAATGCCAAAATAACTCTCGGAAATTTTTTCGGGTTTTATCAATGATCCTGATAAGCTATTTTCATAGGTTTTTTTCTTCCTGTTCATTTTTACATTTTATAGAATCCTCCAAGTGAATATCAGTTTGAGAGCCCGTACCATTTTACCCTGGTGCCAAAATAAAACATGTGGCTTGAGCTTTTTACGCACTATAATTTCGAGAACCGCTGCGTGACGGTCTGCCAAATATCCATGTGACCAATTTAAGGCACTTGACCCACCCTTACCAAAAGCAACAATCAAAATAGGCCCTCTAGCACCCCTGGCCAGCTCAGTCGCATAACTTATAATTTTATTGCCGCCCATCCCATCCGCGGACAAAAGTGGTTCTTTGTAACGATAACAGCGACCAGTTTCCCAGTCAAGTTGACAAAGATGGTTGAGTATTTCCACCTGTGCCGGTGAAATACAGAGTTGGCTGAATTTGATTGTCCAAAATAGCCCATAACTATCGAGTCCTTTGGACAGGTAGTTTCTGTATAATCGAATATTGGGGACCTCGAAAAATCAAGAATTTCACACCTACACCCGCTTACAAAAAACGCCTTGCGGCGCCAAAGGATCTAATAATTTGCACATCAATACGGCTGAGTTGAATCAGGCGGCCTCATGCAAATTATTGCTCATGCGAGCGTAAATGCACTATTTGTTCTTAGAAGATATCGCAGGAAGTTGAATGTCAGGTTCTTGAGATCCCACCATGCTTTGTTTCTCTCAAGCCCAATCTTTCTAGTCATCTTGCCACCCATAGACATGGTCATGCAGCCAAAAACATGTTCCACACAAGCTTTTATTGCTGATTTAATACGGTTACGCTCTTTGGCTGTGTCGCTTGGCGGGTGATTGCGGCTGCCTTTTTCGTGAATGCAACTTTAAAAACCGCCAAGATTCAGTAGGTTTTCAAAGCACTCGCCTGCATAGGCAGAATCTGCCCAAACATAATCATTTGTGTTCTCAGGATCGAGAAGCATTGGCAGCATCTGACTGTTATGGATATTGGCCGGTGTCACGGCATAGCGCCTGATTAATCCATGTTCCACGTCGATACAGATATTGTTCTTGTAGCCGTAGCGATTGATGCCGTTCTTTTTAATCCATCGCGCATCTAAGTCCCTCTGCCGCAATCGATTTGGGTTCTCTTCCAAACCTTCAGGCATGCGATTCTCTTTGATCTCCTTGTTGTCTTCTCTGCTATTTCGCTGCCTTGGAACTGGTACTAGCGTTGCATCAATGATCTGACCGCCACGGGCTTCGAGACCATGGGACCGAAGGTATGACTCAAACTTTTCAAATAGCTCTTCGATCACTCCGGCCTTGCGAAGCCTTTCTCAAAAAAAGGCGAGAGTAGTAGCATCGGGAATATCGTTGATTACGCCTAGGCCAACAAACTCTTCAAAAGAACGGCGATCATTTACCTGTAATTCAGTTTCATCATCGCTCAAATTGAAAAGCTGTTGAAGTACCAGCATTTTGAAGAGGATCAGCGGATCAATTCTCCGCCGATCAGCATTGCTTTTGCGCATAACCTTTTTCGAGCAGTGGGCGAAATGATTCCCAAGGAATCGACTGGGAGAGTCGCTCAAGAACAGGCTTTTAGTTTTGAGCTTTTCAGCCTGTGCTGCTCGTCTCAGAAGCCTCTCTGGCCCATACAAGGCATGCAATCAACTATTCAAATTTTAAGCTATTGTCGCCTTAGCGCAAGGGCGAATCGTATTTTTCGAGGCGCCCTATTGTCGGAAACCAAAATGATCCCGATTGGTAAACTTGCTCAAATATCTGATAAGCACGTATAGCCTTGTTTTGAAAAAATATAAATGCGACACCCAGGATGTGTGTTGCTGTCATTAAGGCAGCCATGGCCAGCTTTAGTTGTTTTCGTGCCTGCATCACATTTGTTGCTAAGGCTATGGCTGTGCTGACGCGCCTTCATTGCAAACAGTATGTCGATTTGATACACCTTGTCGAGACCTTCCTGATCCGTTTGGAGCATTCTGCGGCCATTCCCCGATTCACTTCGCTTGATCCTTTGACGAGGAGGTCTAGGGATCAGATCAGGGCTTCCATTTCTTCTGAATTGTCGATTTGCCCTGGCTCTTCACTAATTTTACATTTCGTAATCACTCCGGCAGCGTGCAGCCGCTTGCGTAACCGTTTCTGTCAGCTTGCCAAGATCGACCCCCTGGCCTGGGTTTTGGCCGATTGCTAGTGCTACGGTCCAGGCCAGCTGCGTCGATTAGATCCCGCCATGCGCGATGCCATCACTGGGCTGATTGGTCGTTACGACCAGCAGGGCCGCTACCTCGACCGTTCCGCGATCGATCGGATCTCCTCCTACTACTCCGAGTCTGGCTTGCGCCTGGCGGCGGTGGAGCTGATCAACCGGGAGGCGGCGGCGATCGTGCGTGAGGCCGCCCAGCGCCTCTGGTTGGCCGATCCCGAGCTGATTCTGCCAGGGGGCAACGCCTACACCACGCGCAGGCTTTCCGCCTGCCTGCGGGACATGGACTATTTCCTCCGCTACGCCAGCTACGCCCTGATCGCCGGCGATTCAACCATCCTCGATGAGCGGGTGCTCAACGGGCTCGACGACACCTATAAGAGCTTGGGGGTGCCGACCGGTCCAACCGTGCGCAGCATTGCCCTGCTGGCTGATGTGGTTTGCGAATTGCTGCTGGATACCGGTGTGAGCGACACCACGGCTGTGCGCGCCCCCTTTGAGCACCTCTGCCGCGGCCTTGGCGCCACCAACCTGCGGGCGCGTTAGGGCTTCAGGTTCCATGCTGTTAACCCAGGCCCCGTCTTTCCTCCCTGTGCTGCCTCCAGTCAATTCCGCCCATCGCCTCGCGCTGGCCCCGATCGCCACCCCCCACCGGCTGCTGCTCGGTCCGGGCCCATCCAACGCCCATCCGACCGTGCTGGAGGCCCTGGCCCGCACCCCGATCGGCCACCTGGATCCCCTCTACATCGAGCTGATGGGGGAGGTGCAGGAGCTGCTGCGCTATGCCTGGCAAACCGACAACCGTCTCACCATTCCTATGAGCGGCACCGGCAGCGCCGCCATGGAGGCCACCCTGGCCAACACGATTGAGCCCGGTGAGAAGGTTCTGGTGGCAGTGAAGGGCTATTTCGGCCTGCGCCTGGCCGACATGGCTGGTCGCTACCGGGCCGAGGTGGTGACGATCGAGAAGCCCTGGGGGGAGGCCTTCAGCCTCGAGGAGCTGGAGCAGGCCCTCTTAAGCCACCGCCCCAAGATCCTGGCGATCGTGCATGCCGAAACCTCCACCGGTATTTGCCAGCCCGTCGAGGGGATTGGCGATCTATGTCGCAAGTACGACTGCCTGCTGCTACTGGACACGGTGACTTCCCTGGGGGCAGTGCCCATCTACCTGGATGAGTGGAAGGTGGACCTGGCCTACAGCTGCTCCCAGAAGGGCCTGAGTTGCCCACCGGGGCTGGGCCCCTTCAGCATGGGGCCGCGGGCGGAGGCCAAGATGCTGGCCCGGCAGGGCAAGGTGCCCAACTGGTACCTCGATGTCAGCTTGCTCAACAAGTATTGGGGCAGCGATCGGGTCTACCACCACACAGCGCCCGTAAATATGAATTTCGGTCTGCGCGAGGCCTTGCGACTGCTTGCTGAGGAGGGCTTGGAGGCGGCCTGGGCCCGCCACCGCAGCAATGCGGAGCGCCTCTGGGCTGGCATGGAGCGCCTGGGACTGGAGCTCCATGCCCCCCAGCACCTGCGCCTTCCCACCCTCACCACCGTGAGAATTCCCGCCGGAGTGGACGGCAAGGCCTTCACTTCGCACCTGCTCAACAGCCACGGCATCGAGGTGGGCGGCGGCCTCGGCGCCCTCGCTGGCAAGGTGTGGCGCATCGGTCTGATGGGCTACAACAGCCAGCCCGAAAATGTTGACCGCCTGCTCAATCTGTTTGAAAGCGAGTTGCCGGCGTTCCGCCCCGGGGCCGCCCTTGCTGGCGCCGCCGTTTAAACCACTCCCCCAGCTGGGCTGAGGCCTGCTCCGCCAGTAGGCCGCCGACCACCTCCAGCCGGTGGTGGGCACTGGCGTGGCTGGCCAAGTTCAGACAACTTCCCAGGGCCCCGCGCTTGGTATCGGCTGCGCCGAACACCACCCTGCCGACCCGCGCCTGCACCAGCGCCCCGGCACACATGGGGCAGGGTTCCAGATTGACCACCAGGGTGCAGTCGTTGAAACGCCAGTCGCGCCGAAGCCGTGCAGCCTGCCCCAGGGCGACCAGTTCGGCATGGCCCAGGGGGTCCCCTGTGTTTGAGCGGCGGTTGCTGCCCCAGCCAATGCACTTGCCGCATCCATCTAGCAGCACTGCCGCCACGGGAATTTCGCCCCTTTCCCCAGCCCTGGCGCCCTGGCGCAACACACGCCCCATCCAGAGCTCCAGCAGGGCAGGAGGCGGTTTGTTTGCTGGTGGAACTGCCACTGGCAACTGCTGGCGCGGTTCCCCCCCCTTGTAGTCCACTCTCCAGGGGGCCCGCAGGTGAGAATGGGGAGATCTGTTGCTGACCCGTTGGCAAGCTCGCCACCTGCCCCGCAGGCGATCCAGCCCCTGCCCTTTGCCAGCCCAGAGCATCTGGATCCCCAGCTTCAGGATTTCCTGGAGCTGGCCTCGCGCCAGCTGTGCGCCTGGCTGGGCAGTGCCAGCCAG
Protein-coding regions in this window:
- a CDS encoding integrase core domain-containing protein; translation: MRGATLESRLEEMGVLRSFSRPRVSNDNPYSESLFRTVKYRPDYPSRPFANKEEACEWVAAFVDWYNHRHHHSAIKFVTPHQRHSGAAKAICQQRTDVYEAARRANPTRWSGATRCWNQPAEVWINKPPEEHDPLLALPLIQAA
- a CDS encoding transposase is translated as MESTGIYWVPLHEILVAHGIEVFLVNARNAKNVPGRKTDINDAQWLQQLHSYGLVGDFQESCHSLAAIQAAWIKGSARSGSCSSGGLFIHTSAG
- a CDS encoding IS256 family transposase translates to MPKHHAAVPELAALLDGSSAGELIPELARYGLQQLIELEASAVVGADRHERSEERVNQRNGYRPRTLTTQVGDLALQIPKLRAGSFLPTILEPRRRVDQALYAVIMEAYISGVSTRKVDSLVAALGSQSGISKSQVSRICQDIDQQVQAFLGRPLESSSYAYVYLDATYLKGRLGKAQQVCSRAVVVAMGVNEDGRRELLGLKVGNSESEPFWAEFISHLKERGLGGVKLVISDAHSGLTKAIRRQLQGCVWQRCRVHFARNLLQCVPRAHQGMVTAALRSVFAQETAEEIESRWDDLAASLAERFPKAAALMHEAKEDVLAFRHFPKDHWRKIWSTNLLERVNEEIKRRTRVVGIFPNDPAIIRLVGAVLLEQHEHWQLEGRRMFSAESMATIPELGDTPTLQAAGA
- a CDS encoding glycosyltransferase WbuB, giving the protein MKILLYGLNYSPEPVGIGKYSGELAEWLAGRGHEVRVITAPPYFPQWRAVANRYRKELRREVAIWRCPLWVPSRPSGLSRLIHLASFALSSLPVLLAQRIWRPDVVITVAPAFFCAPGALLLGKLCGVATTTWLHIQDFELDAAFELGMLKGRWIRRLAETWESSTLQAFSKVSTISEAMRQRVIAKGVQPKRAYMLPNWVDLKAIQPQEGIQRVSNPYRRELNISNETIVLLYSGSMNNKQGLDVLAKAIHILADNPGIVWLLAGEGPTKALLKRYVEGLSNVMLLPLQPAKRINDWLNLADVHLLPQKADAADLVMPSKLLGILASGRPVVASSPASSELGGLTEEAGIRVEPGDAKGFATAIRRLSKDRELRTRLGRKGRQLAEERYCRKTLLEKMEADLLEGLGKIS
- a CDS encoding transposase, which translates into the protein MIEELFEKFESYLRSHGLEARGGQIIDATLVPVPRQRNSREDNKEIKENRMPEGLEENPNRLRQRDLDARWIKKNGINRYGYKNNICIDVEHGLIRRYAVTPANIHNSQMLPMLLDPENTNDYVWADSAYAGECFENLLNLGGF
- a CDS encoding transposase; protein product: MSDSPSRFLGNHFAHCSKKVMRKSNADRRRIDPLILFKMLVLQQLFNLSDDETELQVNDRRSFEEFVGLGVINDIPDATTLAFF
- a CDS encoding allophycocyanin subunit beta; amino-acid sequence: MRDAITGLIGRYDQQGRYLDRSAIDRISSYYSESGLRLAAVELINREAAAIVREAAQRLWLADPELILPGGNAYTTRRLSACLRDMDYFLRYASYALIAGDSTILDERVLNGLDDTYKSLGVPTGPTVRSIALLADVVCELLLDTGVSDTTAVRAPFEHLCRGLGATNLRAR
- a CDS encoding alanine--glyoxylate aminotransferase family protein, with translation MLLTQAPSFLPVLPPVNSAHRLALAPIATPHRLLLGPGPSNAHPTVLEALARTPIGHLDPLYIELMGEVQELLRYAWQTDNRLTIPMSGTGSAAMEATLANTIEPGEKVLVAVKGYFGLRLADMAGRYRAEVVTIEKPWGEAFSLEELEQALLSHRPKILAIVHAETSTGICQPVEGIGDLCRKYDCLLLLDTVTSLGAVPIYLDEWKVDLAYSCSQKGLSCPPGLGPFSMGPRAEAKMLARQGKVPNWYLDVSLLNKYWGSDRVYHHTAPVNMNFGLREALRLLAEEGLEAAWARHRSNAERLWAGMERLGLELHAPQHLRLPTLTTVRIPAGVDGKAFTSHLLNSHGIEVGGGLGALAGKVWRIGLMGYNSQPENVDRLLNLFESELPAFRPGAALAGAAV
- a CDS encoding nucleoside deaminase — its product is MAVPPANKPPPALLELWMGRVLRQGARAGERGEIPVAAVLLDGCGKCIGWGSNRRSNTGDPLGHAELVALGQAARLRRDWRFNDCTLVVNLEPCPMCAGALVQARVGRVVFGAADTKRGALGSCLNLASHASAHHRLEVVGGLLAEQASAQLGEWFKRRRQQGRPRGGTPATRFQTD